A portion of the Aquicoccus sp. G2-2 genome contains these proteins:
- a CDS encoding NAD+ synthase, with translation MSDRFRLTLAQLNPTVGDIDGNAAKALAAWDAGRTAGADMVALPEMFITGYNTQDLIMKPVFHQAAIAAVEALARDCADGPALAIGGPWLEGASLYNAYHICVGGKVVARVLKHHLPNETVFDEKRLFEPGPLAGPYAVGDLRIGSPICEDAWHEDVAETLEESGAEILLVPNGSPYYRNKFDIRANMMVARVVETGLPLIYLNMVGGQDDQVFDGGSFVLNPHGGLVVQLPVFDEAIAHVDFTRGPEGWQAEPGLMAHQPDEWEQDYRCMVEALRDYMAKTGFKKVLLGLSGGIDSAIVATIACDALGPQNVRCVMLPSEYTSEASLEDAKAVAEALGCAYDFVPISEARAAVTNTLAPLFEGREADLTEENIQSRLRGLMLMALSNKFGEMLLTTGNKSEVAVGYATIYGDMAGGYNPIKDLYKTRVFETCRWRNANHRPDWMMGPGGEVIPPRVIDKPPSAELREDQRDDDSLPPYEVLDAILERLVDQDASVADCVAEGFERAVVKRVEHLLYISEYKRFQSAPGPRLTMSSFWLDRRYPIVNRWRDPG, from the coding sequence ATGAGCGACAGGTTCCGGCTGACATTGGCACAGCTCAACCCGACGGTGGGCGATATCGACGGTAATGCCGCCAAGGCGTTGGCTGCTTGGGACGCGGGGCGCACGGCGGGGGCCGATATGGTGGCGCTGCCGGAGATGTTTATCACCGGCTACAACACGCAGGACCTGATCATGAAGCCGGTCTTTCATCAGGCGGCGATTGCGGCCGTGGAGGCATTGGCGCGCGATTGCGCGGATGGGCCGGCTTTGGCGATTGGCGGGCCGTGGCTGGAAGGGGCATCGCTTTATAACGCCTATCACATCTGCGTGGGCGGCAAGGTTGTCGCGCGTGTGCTGAAGCATCACCTGCCCAACGAGACGGTCTTCGATGAAAAACGCCTGTTTGAGCCGGGGCCGCTTGCTGGGCCATATGCGGTGGGTGATCTGCGCATCGGTTCCCCGATCTGCGAGGATGCGTGGCACGAGGACGTGGCCGAGACGCTGGAAGAAAGTGGCGCGGAAATCCTGCTGGTGCCTAATGGGTCGCCTTATTACCGCAACAAGTTCGACATTCGCGCCAATATGATGGTGGCGCGGGTTGTGGAAACCGGATTGCCGCTGATCTACCTCAACATGGTTGGCGGGCAGGACGATCAGGTGTTCGACGGCGGCAGTTTTGTTTTGAACCCGCATGGCGGGCTGGTGGTGCAATTGCCGGTTTTCGACGAGGCCATCGCGCATGTCGATTTTACCCGTGGGCCGGAGGGCTGGCAGGCCGAGCCGGGGCTGATGGCGCATCAACCGGATGAATGGGAGCAGGATTACCGCTGCATGGTTGAGGCCTTGCGCGATTACATGGCCAAGACCGGGTTCAAGAAGGTTCTGCTGGGGCTGTCGGGGGGCATTGATTCCGCCATCGTGGCGACAATTGCCTGTGACGCGCTGGGGCCGCAGAATGTGCGCTGTGTGATGCTACCGTCGGAATATACTTCAGAGGCGTCTCTCGAGGATGCCAAAGCGGTGGCTGAGGCGCTGGGCTGTGCCTATGATTTCGTGCCGATTTCAGAAGCGCGGGCCGCCGTTACCAATACGCTGGCGCCGCTTTTCGAGGGGCGTGAGGCAGATTTGACGGAAGAAAATATCCAGTCGCGCCTGCGCGGCCTGATGCTGATGGCGCTTTCCAACAAGTTTGGTGAAATGCTGTTGACCACCGGCAACAAATCCGAGGTCGCGGTCGGCTATGCCACGATCTATGGCGATATGGCGGGGGGCTATAACCCGATCAAGGACCTTTACAAAACCCGCGTGTTTGAGACTTGCCGCTGGCGCAATGCCAACCACCGGCCCGACTGGATGATGGGACCGGGCGGTGAGGTGATCCCGCCAAGGGTGATCGACAAGCCACCATCAGCCGAGCTGCGCGAAGATCAGCGCGACGACGATTCACTGCCGCCCTACGAGGTGCTTGATGCGATCCTTGAGCGGCTGGTCGATCAGGACGCGAGCGTTGCCGATTGCGTCGCCGAAGGCTTTGAGCGCGCGGTGGTGAAACGGGTGGAGCACCTGCTTTACATCAGTGAATACAAGCGTTTCCAATCAGCGCCGGGGCCGCGGCTGACCATGAGCAGCTTCTGGCTTGACCGGCGGTATCCGATCGTCAACCGCTGGCGCGATCCGGGTTAG
- the soxR gene encoding redox-sensitive transcriptional activator SoxR, with the protein MAANAHDMLPIGHIARRTGLAVSAVRFYETKGLIRAIRTASGQRRFARADIRRISFIKIAQGFGFTLPQIREILSTLPDGRTPTARDWARISKTFRAELNARIATLEKLRDDLDGCIGCGCLSLTRCRLYNPEDRAAAKGSGPRYLMGDTPG; encoded by the coding sequence ATGGCTGCAAACGCACATGACATGCTCCCGATTGGCCATATCGCCCGGCGCACCGGACTTGCCGTTTCGGCGGTGCGGTTTTACGAAACCAAGGGGCTTATCCGGGCCATCCGCACCGCTTCGGGGCAGCGCCGTTTCGCCCGCGCCGATATTCGCCGGATTTCGTTCATCAAGATCGCTCAAGGCTTTGGCTTCACCCTGCCGCAAATCCGCGAAATCCTGAGCACCCTCCCCGATGGCCGCACCCCGACCGCCCGCGACTGGGCGCGTATTTCCAAGACATTTCGTGCCGAACTCAACGCGCGCATTGCCACGCTTGAAAAGCTGCGCGACGATCTTGATGGTTGCATCGGCTGCGGCTGCCTCAGCCTCACGCGCTGCCGACTTTACAATCCCGAAGATCGCGCCGCCGCCAAAGGCTCCGGCCCGCGCTACCTGATGGGCGACACACCGGGGTAG
- a CDS encoding VOC family protein: MAAKLEHVNVTVSDLERSVALVQDLFGWQVRWRGGAIHGGESAHMGDTDTYVALYQHAHQSGVKQDNYTTTGGLNHIGVLVEDLDAVEAKVKAAGLTPYNHADYEPGRRFYFDDHDGTEWEVVSYA; the protein is encoded by the coding sequence ATGGCGGCGAAACTTGAGCATGTGAATGTCACGGTGAGCGATCTGGAGCGTTCCGTGGCGTTGGTGCAGGATTTGTTCGGCTGGCAGGTGCGCTGGCGCGGCGGGGCGATTCATGGTGGCGAGAGCGCACATATGGGGGATACGGATACGTATGTTGCGCTTTACCAACATGCGCATCAGAGTGGCGTAAAACAGGACAATTATACCACCACTGGCGGCCTAAATCACATCGGCGTTCTGGTTGAAGATCTTGACGCGGTGGAAGCGAAAGTAAAGGCGGCGGGGCTGACGCCGTATAACCATGCCGATTACGAACCGGGGCGGCGGTTTTACTTCGATGACCACGATGGCACCGAATGGGAAGTGGTGAGCTATGCCTGA
- a CDS encoding metallopeptidase family protein, with amino-acid sequence MTDPAQSFALPTLDQVERIARDTVEMFPPAFRDPARAVAIRVVDWPSRAMLDDLGMSDPLTLTGLYSGIPMTHKSVFAQPMEPDTVWLFREPILAEWRARGDVTLDELITHVTVHEFAHHFGWSDDDIASIDRWWE; translated from the coding sequence ATGACAGACCCGGCACAAAGCTTTGCGCTCCCGACACTTGATCAGGTCGAACGGATCGCCCGCGACACGGTCGAGATGTTCCCGCCTGCCTTCCGCGACCCGGCCCGTGCGGTGGCGATCCGTGTTGTCGACTGGCCCAGCCGCGCCATGCTGGACGATCTTGGCATGAGCGATCCGCTCACACTTACGGGGCTTTATTCCGGCATTCCGATGACCCATAAGTCGGTGTTTGCACAACCGATGGAGCCTGATACCGTCTGGCTTTTCCGGGAACCCATTCTGGCAGAATGGCGCGCGCGCGGCGATGTCACGCTTGACGAATTGATAACCCATGTCACCGTGCATGAATTCGCCCACCATTTCGGCTGGTCCGATGATGATATCGCCAGCATTGACCGCTGGTGGGAATAA
- a CDS encoding MBL fold metallo-hydrolase: MPKPTFSITRRAALLGAAALPLATASTSPAFAAAEMMGLATTRFNRFKLGDFEVTSLLAGSRTVPDPHSIFGLNVSDDAFTAASTAANISSEKAQFFFTPTVINTGTELILFDTGLNAGGITGALKAAGYTPDQIDTVVITHMHGDHIGGLIDGTTATFPNAKHVTGAVEFDAWDMAGNETFEAKVRPLAETFSMIEDGAAIASGITAQAAFGHTPGHMAYRIESGGQQLLLGVDFANHYVWSLAHPDWEVKFDRDKAMAAQTRRTLLSMLAAEKMPFLGYHMPWPALGYVETRGDGFHYVPASYQMMLD, encoded by the coding sequence ATGCCCAAACCGACCTTTTCCATCACCCGCCGTGCCGCCCTGCTGGGCGCCGCTGCATTGCCATTGGCCACAGCCAGCACCAGTCCGGCTTTTGCCGCCGCCGAAATGATGGGGCTGGCGACAACCCGCTTCAACCGCTTCAAGCTTGGCGATTTCGAAGTCACCTCGCTGCTTGCAGGCAGCCGCACCGTTCCCGATCCGCACAGCATCTTCGGGCTCAACGTCTCCGACGATGCGTTCACAGCCGCATCCACCGCTGCCAATATTTCCAGCGAAAAGGCACAGTTCTTCTTTACGCCCACCGTCATCAATACCGGCACAGAGCTGATCCTCTTTGACACCGGCCTGAACGCGGGCGGTATCACCGGTGCACTCAAGGCTGCGGGATACACCCCCGACCAGATCGACACAGTGGTCATCACCCACATGCACGGCGATCACATCGGCGGGCTGATCGACGGAACCACCGCCACCTTCCCCAACGCCAAACACGTCACCGGCGCTGTCGAGTTTGACGCGTGGGACATGGCGGGCAATGAAACCTTCGAAGCCAAGGTTCGCCCGCTGGCAGAGACGTTCAGCATGATCGAAGATGGCGCCGCCATCGCGTCGGGCATCACCGCGCAGGCTGCGTTTGGTCACACGCCGGGCCATATGGCCTACAGAATCGAATCCGGCGGCCAACAGCTTCTGCTCGGCGTTGATTTCGCCAATCACTATGTCTGGTCACTCGCTCATCCTGACTGGGAAGTGAAATTCGACCGTGACAAAGCGATGGCCGCGCAAACCCGGCGCACTCTGCTTTCGATGCTGGCGGCAGAGAAAATGCCGTTCCTCGGCTATCATATGCCATGGCCCGCGCTGGGATATGTCGAAACACGTGGCGACGGGTTCCACTATGTCCCGGCAAGCTACCAAATGATGCTTGACTGA
- a CDS encoding PaaI family thioesterase — MTPTPATAQRFLEDNFAEWVRALDLTIAAIGPSGATLTMPITDKLARVGGILSGQALAAMADTAMVFACAGHMGEFKPVATTNLDTVFLRPGVGDAVRCEAEIVRAGKALIFARATLIATPSEKPVATATATFYAP; from the coding sequence ATGACCCCGACCCCCGCCACCGCCCAACGCTTTCTGGAAGACAACTTCGCCGAATGGGTGCGCGCGCTTGATCTCACCATTGCCGCCATTGGCCCGTCGGGGGCCACGCTCACCATGCCGATCACCGACAAGCTCGCCCGTGTGGGGGGCATCCTTTCTGGTCAGGCGCTCGCCGCCATGGCCGATACTGCCATGGTTTTCGCCTGCGCTGGCCATATGGGAGAGTTCAAACCAGTGGCAACAACCAATCTCGATACCGTCTTCCTGCGCCCCGGTGTGGGTGATGCGGTGCGCTGCGAAGCCGAAATCGTGCGCGCCGGAAAGGCGCTGATATTTGCCCGTGCCACCCTGATTGCCACGCCCTCGGAAAAACCCGTGGCCACCGCGACAGCCACTTTCTATGCCCCATAA
- a CDS encoding c-type cytochrome, giving the protein MRKRPIAMTSLAGGVVALTLTGCMAQDMPEPAEGAALYAQNCAMCHGPAGRGDGALAEGIRRDRGQGPADLTQITRRHGEVFPRAFVLSYVDGYTRGRLERQDMPEFGLLLEGPTVPVDTGDGVMSPVPRPLAALMVYLEGIQQ; this is encoded by the coding sequence ATGAGAAAACGACCAATTGCAATGACCAGCCTCGCGGGCGGTGTGGTGGCGCTTACCTTGACGGGATGCATGGCTCAGGACATGCCGGAACCCGCCGAGGGGGCCGCACTTTATGCGCAGAATTGCGCTATGTGTCACGGCCCGGCGGGGCGCGGCGATGGGGCGCTCGCCGAAGGGATCCGCCGCGATCGCGGACAGGGCCCGGCCGATCTGACGCAGATCACGCGGCGTCATGGCGAGGTTTTCCCGCGGGCGTTCGTGCTGTCTTATGTCGATGGCTACACGCGCGGGCGTCTCGAGCGGCAGGATATGCCGGAGTTTGGGCTGCTGCTCGAAGGGCCGACCGTGCCGGTGGATACTGGCGATGGGGTGATGAGCCCGGTGCCGCGCCCGTTGGCGGCTTTGATGGTCTATCTTGAAGGCATCCAACAGTAA